A window of Polaribacter litorisediminis contains these coding sequences:
- a CDS encoding AAA family ATPase, translating into MQKIQQKIVLIGGPGTGKTTVLNALKAKDYCCYDEVSRAVILKAQKQGIEQLFLTEPLLFSEMLLQGREEQYLKAHKSAEEIVFFDRGIPDVHTYMNYFKTDFPTLFLEKSKEHTYDHIFHFSPWKEIHITDNERYESFKEATEIDIHLTKAYIDLGYKIINVPFGSVAARTNFIIHSLSCDL; encoded by the coding sequence TTGCAAAAAATTCAACAAAAAATAGTTTTAATTGGTGGACCAGGAACAGGAAAAACAACTGTTTTAAATGCGTTAAAAGCAAAGGATTATTGCTGTTATGATGAAGTATCTAGAGCTGTAATCTTAAAAGCACAAAAACAAGGCATCGAACAATTGTTTTTAACAGAACCACTTTTATTTAGCGAAATGTTACTGCAAGGAAGAGAGGAACAATATCTAAAAGCTCATAAAAGTGCGGAAGAAATTGTTTTTTTTGATAGAGGAATACCAGATGTACATACTTATATGAACTACTTTAAAACTGATTTCCCTACACTATTTTTAGAAAAAAGCAAAGAACACACCTACGACCATATTTTTCATTTTTCGCCTTGGAAAGAGATACATATAACTGATAATGAGCGCTATGAATCTTTTAAAGAAGCTACTGAAATTGATATTCATCTCACCAAAGCATATATTGATTTAGGTTATAAAATTATTAATGTTCCTTTTGGAAGTGTTGCTGCTAGAAC
- a CDS encoding DUF493 family protein — MSDKNAFYSKLKGQLEDTTKFPADYMYKFIVPTDENQLEEVQNVFDNTGAVITTKNSKTGKYISITSVLKLQSADGVIMYYKKVEKIKGIISL, encoded by the coding sequence ATGAGTGATAAAAATGCTTTTTATTCCAAGTTAAAAGGTCAGTTAGAGGATACCACTAAGTTTCCTGCAGATTATATGTATAAATTTATTGTACCTACTGATGAAAATCAGTTAGAAGAAGTACAAAATGTTTTTGATAATACAGGAGCAGTTATTACAACGAAAAATTCTAAAACGGGCAAATATATTAGCATTACTAGCGTTTTAAAGCTACAGAGTGCAGATGGTGTTATTATGTATTATAAAAAGGTCGAAAAAATTAAAGGAATTATATCACTATAA
- a CDS encoding peptidylprolyl isomerase, protein MKKIVLAVILGFSSIVFAQQKDRVLVTIDGEKTMVSDFKRVYEKNLDAIDNEEAKDVKKNLKLFIDYTLKVKEAYAIKLDTLSSYVKEMEGYKNQLSAPYMQDTAYINKLVKDAYFRTKYEVKAKHILIRTPKIPTPKDTLLSYQKITKIRDRIINGDDFEKVAEETSEDDSARDDVRSGRKGNKGNLGYFSAFKMVYPFEEAAYTTKVGEVSMPFKTRFGYHILKVDSTRVSKGELEVAHILLNDPSEKNEELINSIYDKLENDEQFKALARKYSNDSGSKSKGGKLRKFGTGMMVKPFEDVAYSLQKEGEYSKPFKTRFGWHIVQLIKKYPVGSFDEMKDDLKSKIKSSSRAQLSAKAVVDKLKKKYTISENEKAKEIFDNKNIRSISKDSLQQVILSVNEKEFKQEAFIEFIQNRKNMPIFQLFEEFKDKEILAYYKDNLEKTEPEFAYVLKEYKDGLLLFELMQEKIWNKSSKDTLGLKNYYTANKTKYKMDFEKIKGEVMNDYQTYLDEKWVADLRNKSAIEVNKKQLKKLIKFYRKQ, encoded by the coding sequence ATGAAAAAAATTGTTTTAGCAGTAATTTTAGGTTTTTCGAGTATTGTTTTTGCTCAACAGAAAGATAGAGTTTTAGTAACCATAGATGGTGAGAAAACAATGGTTTCAGATTTTAAAAGAGTTTATGAAAAAAATCTAGACGCCATAGATAATGAAGAAGCAAAAGATGTTAAGAAAAATTTAAAGTTATTTATCGACTATACCCTAAAAGTTAAGGAAGCATATGCCATTAAGTTAGATACATTATCTTCTTATGTAAAAGAAATGGAAGGCTATAAAAATCAACTTTCTGCACCTTACATGCAAGATACTGCCTACATTAACAAATTGGTGAAAGATGCTTATTTTCGCACTAAATATGAAGTGAAAGCAAAACATATTTTAATAAGAACACCAAAAATTCCTACGCCCAAAGACACGCTTTTGTCTTATCAAAAAATTACAAAAATAAGAGATAGAATTATAAACGGAGATGATTTTGAAAAAGTAGCCGAAGAAACTTCTGAGGACGATTCAGCAAGAGATGATGTTAGGAGTGGAAGAAAAGGCAATAAAGGTAATTTAGGATATTTTTCTGCTTTTAAAATGGTGTACCCGTTTGAAGAAGCTGCTTATACTACAAAAGTAGGTGAGGTTTCCATGCCTTTTAAAACACGATTTGGTTACCATATTTTAAAGGTAGATAGCACAAGGGTTTCTAAAGGAGAGTTGGAAGTTGCCCACATTTTATTAAATGATCCGAGTGAAAAAAACGAAGAATTGATAAACTCAATTTATGATAAATTAGAGAATGATGAGCAATTTAAAGCCTTAGCCAGAAAGTATTCTAACGATTCAGGCTCCAAATCTAAAGGAGGCAAATTAAGGAAATTCGGAACAGGAATGATGGTAAAACCTTTTGAAGATGTTGCTTATAGTTTGCAAAAAGAAGGCGAGTATTCAAAGCCTTTTAAGACGCGTTTTGGATGGCATATTGTTCAGTTAATTAAGAAATATCCGGTGGGATCTTTCGATGAAATGAAAGACGATTTAAAAAGTAAAATAAAATCTAGCTCCAGAGCCCAGCTATCGGCAAAAGCAGTGGTCGATAAATTAAAGAAAAAATATACGATTTCGGAAAATGAAAAAGCCAAAGAAATTTTTGATAACAAGAATATAAGATCCATTTCGAAAGATTCTTTACAACAGGTAATTTTATCAGTTAACGAAAAAGAATTTAAACAAGAAGCATTTATTGAGTTCATTCAGAATAGAAAAAATATGCCAATATTTCAATTGTTTGAAGAGTTTAAAGACAAAGAAATTTTAGCATACTACAAAGATAATTTAGAAAAAACGGAACCTGAATTTGCTTATGTTTTAAAGGAATACAAAGATGGTTTGTTGTTGTTTGAGTTAATGCAAGAAAAAATTTGGAACAAATCTTCTAAAGATACGTTAGGTCTTAAAAATTATTATACTGCAAATAAGACTAAGTATAAGATGGACTTTGAAAAAATTAAAGGCGAGGTAATGAATGATTATCAAACCTATTTAGATGAAAAATGGGTTGCAGATTTAAGAAATAAGAGCGCGATAGAAGTAAATAAAAAACAACTTAAAAAATTAATTAAATTCTATAGAAAGCAGTAA
- a CDS encoding peptidylprolyl isomerase: protein MQQKITILKNIKITLLTAFLGLISMASFSQKIKIDGVAVVIGKNIVLDSDIEKFKQEVEVRSEGKIKISDCEMLEELMQQKLLAHHAIIDSVLVVDAEIESRVEQSVQYFTQQYGSVDKVIKAYGFNDLDDLKKELFTVQTENALIEKEQQKITEKVDVTPEEVRLYFNSLKEKEELPEFSAEIELAQIVINAKPTKEETERIINKLNEIKKEVEDGASFKMKAIINSNDPGVTQNGGRYEVTKESQFIKEFKETAFSLDVGQISKPFKSDFGYHLMQLHEVKGNMRIASHILMQPEIPGAKLIETREKAEKIVKDINSGIITFEEAVEKYSDDKETKNNGGLILNPYTGESTFDLIGMDPALYARVAELKKGELTEVFYDQNRSGEKMYKFMIMRDRTDTHTADLIDDYVKIQGLALAKKKEETITKWSKEKIKDTYIKMSDAFSKCTFEKNWKKETGK, encoded by the coding sequence ATGCAACAAAAAATAACAATTTTAAAGAATATTAAAATTACACTGTTAACAGCTTTTTTAGGCTTGATAAGTATGGCTAGTTTTAGTCAAAAAATTAAAATAGATGGTGTTGCCGTGGTTATTGGTAAAAATATTGTTTTAGATTCTGATATTGAAAAGTTTAAGCAAGAAGTTGAGGTAAGGTCTGAAGGTAAAATTAAGATTTCTGATTGCGAAATGTTAGAGGAATTAATGCAACAAAAATTATTAGCGCACCATGCTATTATTGACAGTGTGCTTGTTGTAGACGCAGAAATAGAATCTAGAGTAGAGCAAAGTGTGCAGTATTTTACGCAACAATATGGTTCTGTAGATAAGGTGATTAAAGCGTATGGTTTTAATGATTTAGATGATCTAAAAAAGGAACTCTTCACAGTACAAACAGAAAATGCTTTAATTGAAAAAGAGCAACAAAAAATTACAGAAAAAGTAGACGTTACTCCAGAAGAAGTTCGGCTGTATTTTAATAGTTTAAAAGAGAAAGAAGAATTACCAGAATTTTCTGCGGAGATAGAATTGGCTCAAATCGTTATCAACGCAAAACCAACAAAAGAGGAAACAGAAAGAATTATTAATAAACTGAATGAAATTAAGAAAGAAGTAGAAGACGGTGCCAGCTTTAAAATGAAAGCTATTATCAATTCTAATGATCCTGGCGTAACTCAAAATGGAGGTAGATATGAAGTTACCAAAGAATCTCAGTTTATAAAGGAATTCAAGGAAACTGCTTTTAGTTTGGATGTAGGGCAAATATCAAAACCTTTTAAATCAGATTTTGGGTATCATTTAATGCAACTTCATGAAGTAAAAGGAAATATGCGAATTGCTTCCCATATTTTAATGCAACCAGAAATACCTGGAGCTAAATTAATCGAAACAAGAGAAAAAGCAGAAAAGATAGTAAAAGATATCAATTCAGGGATCATTACTTTCGAAGAGGCGGTAGAAAAATATTCTGATGATAAAGAAACCAAAAATAATGGCGGTTTAATTTTGAACCCTTATACAGGTGAGTCTACATTCGATTTAATTGGCATGGATCCTGCTTTGTATGCTAGAGTTGCAGAGTTAAAAAAAGGCGAACTTACGGAAGTATTTTACGATCAAAATAGGAGTGGAGAGAAAATGTATAAGTTTATGATCATGAGAGATAGAACCGATACACATACTGCAGATTTAATAGATGATTATGTAAAGATTCAAGGATTGGCTTTGGCAAAAAAGAAAGAAGAAACGATAACCAAATGGTCTAAAGAAAAAATTAAGGATACCTATATTAAAATGTCTGATGCGTTCAGCAAGTGTACTTTTGAAAAAAATTGGAAAAAAGAAACTGGTAAATAA
- a CDS encoding AAA family ATPase, with translation MSDVKAVDELVIKYNSLKTEIGKIIIGQEEAVNFTLLSIFCGGHSLLIGVPGLAKTLLVNTVSSVLGLKFNRIQFTPDLMPSDILGSEILDENRHFKFIKGPIFSNIILADEINRTPPKTQAALLEAMQERSVTVSGNHYKLALPFFVLATQNPIEQEGTYPLPEAQLDRFMFSINLQYPTFKEEVEVVKSTTSSLQQKINAIFSGDDIITIQKLIRKIPVTDNVIEYAVGLVGKTRPKSDAATPMVKSYLDWGAGPRASQNLILAAKAHAAVNGKYSPDIEDVKAVALPILSHRIVKNYKAEAEGISISDIINSLL, from the coding sequence ATGTCAGATGTAAAAGCAGTAGATGAGTTAGTAATAAAATACAATTCATTAAAAACTGAAATTGGTAAAATAATAATTGGTCAAGAAGAAGCTGTAAATTTTACACTTTTATCGATTTTTTGTGGTGGTCATTCTTTATTAATAGGGGTGCCAGGTTTGGCAAAAACATTATTGGTAAATACAGTTTCTAGTGTTTTAGGTTTAAAATTTAATCGTATTCAATTTACGCCAGATTTAATGCCTTCGGATATTTTAGGAAGTGAAATTTTAGACGAAAACAGACATTTTAAATTTATAAAAGGTCCTATTTTTTCAAATATTATTTTAGCAGATGAAATTAATAGAACTCCACCAAAAACACAAGCAGCTTTATTAGAAGCAATGCAAGAGCGTTCTGTAACGGTTTCTGGAAATCATTATAAGTTAGCATTGCCATTTTTTGTATTGGCAACACAAAATCCTATTGAGCAAGAAGGAACCTACCCTTTGCCCGAAGCGCAGTTAGATCGATTTATGTTTTCTATTAATTTACAATATCCTACTTTTAAAGAAGAAGTAGAAGTTGTAAAAAGCACTACAAGTTCTTTGCAACAAAAGATAAATGCTATCTTTTCTGGTGATGATATTATTACAATTCAAAAATTAATTCGTAAAATTCCTGTTACAGATAACGTAATCGAATATGCAGTTGGTTTGGTGGGTAAAACAAGGCCAAAATCTGATGCTGCAACACCTATGGTAAAAAGTTATTTAGATTGGGGAGCAGGGCCTAGAGCTTCACAAAACTTAATTTTAGCGGCAAAAGCGCATGCAGCTGTAAATGGAAAATATTCTCCTGATATAGAAGATGTAAAAGCGGTTGCCCTTCCTATTTTATCGCATAGAATTGTAAAGAATTATAAAGCAGAAGCAGAAGGTATTTCAATTTCTGATATTATAAACTCGTTGCTTTAG
- a CDS encoding RsmD family RNA methyltransferase: MRIISGKLKGRRLRAPKNLPVRPTTDMAKEGLFNILNNLYYFDSISVIDLFSGTGNISYEFASRGCKSIYAIDANYNCIKYITNTAKELELNINTYKTDVYKFLETTSLQADIIFADPPYDFEVEKFLEIVDTVFDKNLLKEEGVLIVEHAKYTDLSGHKNHRYDKRYGGNVFSFFEEISQEDA; encoded by the coding sequence ATGAGAATAATATCAGGAAAATTAAAAGGAAGACGTTTAAGAGCCCCTAAAAACCTACCTGTTCGCCCTACAACAGACATGGCGAAAGAAGGATTATTTAACATTCTAAATAACCTTTATTATTTTGACAGCATTTCTGTAATCGATTTATTTTCGGGCACAGGAAACATTAGTTACGAATTTGCTTCTAGAGGCTGTAAAAGTATTTATGCCATTGATGCGAACTATAATTGTATTAAATACATTACCAATACTGCAAAAGAATTAGAATTAAACATTAACACCTACAAAACAGATGTTTACAAGTTTCTAGAAACTACTTCTTTGCAGGCTGATATTATTTTTGCGGATCCACCTTATGATTTTGAGGTTGAAAAATTTTTAGAAATTGTAGATACTGTTTTTGATAAAAATCTTTTAAAAGAAGAAGGGGTCCTCATTGTAGAACACGCTAAATATACAGATTTATCTGGGCATAAAAATCATCGTTATGACAAACGTTATGGTGGAAATGTATTTAGTTTTTTTGAAGAAATCTCTCAAGAAGATGCCTAA
- a CDS encoding DUF3822 family protein, producing MIEKAVQKKSSKNLLKKTKDIALSIQFSLDGFSFCVSDILTKKDIFFTEYIFDTTQNSPEELCQQIETIFKADLNLQLEFNHVNVIHQNKLSTLVPSKYFDEDVLTEYLNFNIKTLKTDFVAFDELTGIDAKNVYVPYVNINNYLFQNFGEFDYKHHHTILIEKLLKTANSNESNMYVNVAKNSIDIIVLKNSTIIFCNSFSYDSKEDFMYYILFTAEQLQLNTEEFNLYFMGKIHLDDELYTITYNYIKNVLFLESKNAIFKELDISKHSNYILLGA from the coding sequence ATGATAGAAAAAGCGGTGCAGAAGAAGAGTAGCAAAAATTTATTAAAGAAAACAAAAGATATAGCCTTATCCATCCAATTTAGTTTGGATGGATTTTCTTTTTGTGTTTCAGACATTTTAACTAAAAAAGATATTTTTTTTACAGAATATATATTCGATACTACACAGAATTCTCCTGAAGAATTATGCCAACAAATTGAAACTATTTTTAAGGCTGATCTTAATTTACAACTTGAATTCAATCATGTCAATGTAATTCATCAAAATAAATTATCGACACTTGTTCCTTCAAAATATTTTGATGAAGATGTTTTAACAGAGTATCTTAATTTTAATATTAAAACTTTAAAGACAGATTTTGTAGCTTTTGATGAACTTACGGGTATAGACGCAAAAAATGTATATGTACCTTATGTAAACATCAACAACTATTTATTTCAAAATTTTGGAGAATTCGATTACAAACATCACCATACTATTTTAATAGAAAAGCTCTTAAAAACAGCCAATTCTAACGAAAGTAATATGTATGTAAACGTAGCTAAAAATAGTATTGATATCATTGTTTTAAAAAACAGTACTATAATTTTCTGTAACTCTTTTTCTTATGATTCAAAAGAAGATTTTATGTACTATATCCTTTTTACTGCAGAACAATTACAACTCAACACAGAAGAATTTAACCTTTATTTTATGGGGAAAATTCATTTGGATGATGAACTATATACAATTACTTACAACTACATAAAAAATGTTTTATTCTTAGAAAGCAAAAATGCGATATTTAAAGAATTAGACATTTCTAAACACTCAAACTACATACTATTAGGCGCATGA
- a CDS encoding DUF1275 domain-containing protein codes for MELILMILGAAIGAVLVAFVIVKFLPLKLRWIPSILLLVLAVYLSIKIYDGIMEPIQFAKEKVEKYAPVIKSLKIIRDAEVKYYEVNGVYTANKDSLINFVSNDSIALTETRTIVEQINKGGGIIVDEEKRVTDTTGYEPVIKYFKNRPYKTMFKVPGVEGKEFEIEVGSLEKIPGLVVSTFRVRTEKAGILKGMNPSLIKQELEVKESNQIKGDYVSVGSLEEISTGGNWPPQYDRKSGAEEE; via the coding sequence ATGGAGTTAATATTAATGATTTTAGGAGCTGCGATAGGTGCCGTTCTAGTAGCTTTTGTTATAGTTAAATTTTTACCGTTAAAACTACGATGGATTCCGTCAATTTTATTATTGGTTTTGGCCGTATATTTAAGTATTAAAATTTATGATGGTATTATGGAGCCAATTCAATTTGCGAAAGAAAAAGTAGAAAAATATGCTCCTGTTATAAAAAGTTTAAAAATTATTAGAGATGCAGAGGTAAAATACTACGAGGTAAATGGTGTTTATACAGCTAACAAAGATAGTTTGATTAACTTTGTAAGTAATGATTCTATTGCATTAACAGAAACTAGAACTATTGTAGAACAAATTAATAAAGGTGGTGGTATTATTGTTGATGAAGAAAAAAGAGTTACAGACACTACTGGTTATGAACCTGTTATCAAATACTTTAAAAACAGACCCTATAAAACAATGTTTAAAGTTCCTGGAGTTGAAGGTAAAGAATTTGAAATAGAAGTAGGTTCTTTAGAGAAAATACCTGGCTTAGTCGTATCAACTTTTAGAGTAAGAACTGAAAAAGCAGGCATCTTAAAAGGGATGAATCCATCTTTGATAAAGCAAGAATTAGAAGTGAAAGAATCTAACCAAATTAAGGGTGATTATGTTTCTGTAGGTTCTTTAGAAGAAATTAGTACGGGTGGAAACTGGCCACCACAATATGATAGAAAAAGCGGTGCAGAAGAAGAGTAG
- a CDS encoding ATP-dependent DNA helicase, whose protein sequence is MIKIPTDFYRELLKKFPHLPTKKQSQLLNLLSIYIFNEDKDALFLLKGYAGTGKTTIISSFVNTLSLAGKKAVLLAPTGRAAKVIAIYSKRPSFTIHKKIYFPKKQSNGSVDFVLQTNKHRNTIFIVDEASMISDSSQNQKLFESGSLLDDLISYVYSGHQCKLIFIGDTAQLPPVKLEISPALEEDTLRYDYHKNVTEIELDEVMRQHENSGILANATELRLLLQNEGENFQFNIDFPDIIRLVDGYDIEDALVTAYEKDGVEDTAFIVRSNKRANQYNEQIRIKIRGQENEISAGDYVMIVKNNYFWLKESSDAGFIANGDICQVLNIFSIKELYGFKFAEVTLKMIDYPEMQPFETVLLLDTLTSESPSLTYQESNKLYQAVKEDYADEKSKYKQFMAIKKNKYFNSLQVKFSYAMTCHKSQGGQWKTVFIEQPYLPDGVSKAYFRWLYTAITRAQEKLYLIGFKDDFFIE, encoded by the coding sequence ATGATAAAAATACCTACTGATTTTTATAGAGAACTCTTAAAAAAGTTTCCTCATTTACCAACAAAAAAACAAAGTCAATTATTAAATTTATTAAGTATTTATATTTTTAATGAGGATAAAGACGCTTTATTTTTGTTAAAAGGATATGCAGGTACAGGTAAAACTACGATAATTAGTTCGTTTGTAAATACACTTTCGTTAGCAGGAAAAAAAGCAGTTTTACTAGCACCAACAGGAAGAGCAGCCAAAGTAATTGCAATTTATTCTAAAAGACCTTCGTTTACAATCCATAAAAAAATATATTTTCCTAAAAAACAATCTAATGGTTCTGTAGATTTTGTTTTACAAACAAATAAGCATAGAAATACAATATTTATTGTTGATGAAGCTTCTATGATATCAGATAGTAGCCAAAATCAAAAATTGTTTGAATCGGGTTCTTTGTTAGATGATTTAATTTCTTATGTGTACTCCGGGCATCAATGTAAATTAATTTTTATTGGTGATACGGCGCAACTTCCGCCAGTTAAATTAGAGATTAGTCCTGCTTTAGAGGAAGATACGTTACGATATGACTATCATAAAAATGTAACAGAAATTGAATTGGATGAAGTGATGCGGCAACATGAAAATTCTGGAATTTTAGCAAATGCAACAGAATTAAGGTTATTGCTGCAGAACGAAGGAGAAAATTTTCAGTTTAATATTGATTTTCCTGATATTATTAGATTGGTGGATGGTTATGATATTGAAGACGCTTTGGTAACTGCTTATGAAAAAGATGGTGTAGAAGATACTGCTTTTATTGTTAGATCTAATAAAAGAGCCAATCAATACAATGAACAAATACGAATTAAAATTCGCGGACAAGAAAATGAAATTTCTGCGGGAGATTATGTGATGATTGTTAAAAATAATTATTTTTGGTTAAAAGAATCTTCGGATGCAGGTTTTATTGCTAATGGCGATATATGTCAGGTTTTAAATATATTTTCGATTAAAGAATTATACGGATTTAAATTTGCTGAGGTTACGCTAAAAATGATCGATTATCCAGAGATGCAACCGTTTGAAACTGTTTTGTTATTAGATACTTTAACCAGCGAAAGTCCGTCTTTAACCTACCAAGAATCTAATAAATTATACCAGGCTGTAAAAGAAGATTATGCCGATGAGAAATCGAAATACAAACAATTTATGGCCATTAAAAAGAACAAGTATTTTAATTCTTTACAAGTAAAATTTTCTTATGCCATGACGTGCCACAAATCTCAAGGGGGGCAATGGAAAACCGTTTTTATAGAACAACCTTATTTACCAGATGGTGTTTCTAAAGCATATTTTAGATGGTTATATACTGCCATTACCAGAGCACAAGAAAAGTTATATTTAATTGGTTTTAAAGATGATTTTTTTATAGAGTAA
- a CDS encoding carboxypeptidase regulatory-like domain-containing protein yields MKSKLTNILIALTLLLCTSCGDDKIEIFNTGNITGKVVTKGDNVPIENVKISTSPETSTVFTDENGEFLISDIISASYSVKAEKDLFLTKFEGISLINSEVINVIFELDADTSNNKPPNDVQLIEPANNSLNTELEVELSWSAADVDEDIITYSIEVFNNQNSDVLMIENVLDTLYTIPNLKFNTKYFWQIKATDQINEPVLSEVFNFTTKPFPNNRFLYTRVINGNNVIFSADENGNEIQLTSTDVNSWRPRKGKSINKIAFYRTVGNQTHVFIMDTDGSNEQQVTNNITVNGFNLEELDFAWKDNDSKILFPNFDKLYEIGSNGSSLAQLYQTTNGNFISEIDWNQSTQQIALKTNDANGYNVEIFTINTSGAIQHLVTQGKSGAFGGLNFSFSGDSLLYTHDVSSNENATYRQLDTNIFIYNFTSSTATNVSTDKKAGTNDLDPRFSPNEAQIIFVNTSNDNVSQKDLQILDIGLNNGRKIYTTHAKMIDWN; encoded by the coding sequence ATGAAATCAAAATTAACAAATATCTTAATTGCTTTAACGTTATTGCTATGCACCAGTTGTGGTGATGATAAAATTGAAATATTTAATACAGGAAACATTACAGGCAAAGTAGTTACCAAAGGCGATAACGTGCCTATTGAAAATGTAAAAATAAGTACAAGTCCAGAAACTAGTACTGTCTTTACCGATGAAAATGGTGAATTTCTAATTTCTGATATCATTTCAGCAAGCTACTCTGTAAAAGCCGAAAAAGATCTTTTTTTAACTAAGTTTGAAGGAATTTCATTAATAAATTCAGAAGTTATTAACGTAATTTTTGAGTTAGATGCAGATACAAGTAATAATAAACCCCCGAATGATGTGCAGTTAATTGAGCCTGCAAATAATTCTTTAAATACTGAATTAGAAGTAGAATTATCATGGAGTGCTGCAGATGTAGATGAAGATATTATAACCTATAGCATCGAAGTATTTAACAACCAAAATTCAGATGTTTTAATGATCGAAAATGTTTTAGATACCTTATATACAATTCCTAACCTAAAATTTAATACCAAATATTTTTGGCAAATAAAGGCAACAGATCAAATTAACGAGCCGGTTTTAAGCGAAGTATTTAATTTTACAACCAAACCTTTTCCTAATAATCGATTTTTATATACGAGGGTTATAAATGGTAATAATGTTATTTTTTCTGCGGATGAAAACGGGAATGAAATACAATTAACCAGCACAGATGTTAATAGCTGGAGACCTCGAAAAGGCAAGTCTATTAATAAAATAGCATTTTATAGAACCGTTGGCAATCAAACCCATGTTTTTATAATGGATACAGACGGATCTAATGAACAACAAGTAACAAATAATATTACCGTTAATGGGTTTAATTTAGAAGAGCTAGATTTTGCTTGGAAAGACAATGACTCAAAAATACTATTTCCTAACTTTGATAAATTATATGAAATAGGATCTAATGGTTCTTCATTGGCTCAATTGTATCAAACAACGAATGGTAATTTTATTTCAGAAATAGACTGGAATCAAAGTACGCAGCAAATTGCGCTAAAAACAAATGACGCCAATGGATATAATGTAGAAATTTTTACGATTAATACATCTGGTGCTATTCAACATTTGGTAACCCAAGGCAAGTCTGGTGCTTTTGGCGGGCTCAATTTCTCATTCTCCGGAGATTCTCTTCTCTATACTCACGATGTATCGAGTAATGAAAACGCTACCTACAGACAATTAGATACCAACATATTCATTTATAACTTTACAAGTAGTACCGCTACAAATGTATCCACAGATAAAAAAGCTGGAACGAACGACTTAGATCCTCGTTTTTCGCCAAATGAAGCCCAAATTATATTTGTAAACACATCCAATGATAATGTTTCTCAAAAAGATTTACAAATTCTAGACATAGGTCTAAATAATGGGAGAAAAATCTATACAACCCATGCAAAAATGATAGACTGGAATTAA